The sequence gacatgactgaggagttaactaggctaccagggacatgactgaggagttaactaggctaccagggacatgactgaggggttaactaggccaccagggacatgactgaggagttaactaggctaccagggacatgactgggggggttaactaggccaccagggacatggctggggggttaactaggctaccaggggcatcactaaggattcaaatcaggtacaaggggcatcacagagggttaactacaatagcaggggcattaggggaacaatactttgccttgttcgggtgctgcaaacccccgctactaactgccgcgcacggtataacattgagtgcggccctcgaatgattttattaaggcccgaccggccctcgacatggaaaaggttccccacccctggactaaatgaatgaacacagcatcaaatccgcactgtcaaatctgctgcgcatccgcagcagatttgatggtgcagatttgatgctgttgcGATACGGTACGTTGGAAGCTGCCCTAAAGGCGTACCTGCCATTTCAAATGTGGCAAacatgtcagagacatgtcaaaagttttttcaaatgacaggtacacttggcACTCACAGCCCTGTCTTACACTGCCCATGGGCATTATAAACAGGTTTCTCAGGATCTTAAATAACATATCTATCAAGGGAGCTGTAATACTGCCATAATGGTTTTGCCCACTTTTTCCTGGAATGTGTGTCCCTCGCTATGGCAGAATATTTGTTAACACAGGGAGAGTTACCAAGCTGTCTTACAGTATCTTAGTTATTGTGGTTCTTGACAACcaaccagagctcagctttcattttactagggCTCATTggtatatgaaagctgagctgtgattggttactttgGGCAACAATGATAATCTTAGTATAAGACAGCTCAGGACATTTCTTACCAGCTCCTGCTCATGGTGATATGGCTGAACAGAGAGAATGTCCTGGATCCAGTTATGTGGCGATGATTCTGCATAATAAATGTCATACACAAACTCCTCTGGGTTCTCTCTGTGCTCCGAGCCTTGCCCTTCCTCAGACACAGTCAGTCGTTCCCGAATCATCTTCACAGAATTACACATGATGGTTTCTGGATCTGAggcctgcaaagaaaaaaaaaaagccatgcacCCTATTTTATTGTGTTTTAGTCACTTCTCTGCTGTGTCAGAAAAAAAGGTTTGGCTTGAATGGGTAgagaaccctggctctccagctattttaaaactacaacttccattatgccaggacagccaaagctttagctgtccaggcatgatgggagttaaagttttgcaacagctggagagccaaggttttctACCCCTGGTTAGAAGATAAGTGTATTATCAACTGCTAGGACAGCTATCTCTGATAGCTCCCACAGACAATGGAGTGGTGGTACACATGGAATCACAACTCTGTTCTTATGGGACACTTAAGACCGCATTCTCAAGATTTGCCGGGGGTCCCAGCAATTGGATAAATGGTAATGgtaagacaacctctttaaagcgtACTTGTCATTAGCTATCTTCAGCCAACAGCGTGATCAGCGTGCAGTCGCTCCAGTTGCCAGAAGATTGGGCGACTATGGAtacgcaaaaaaggggtccgtggagcctcaaaaCATGGTAATAGCTAGATATCCCTGTGGATGAATGCCTGGCCTTGATAAACTCTTTTCATGTCGCAATACTAgccagagttagactttgatgtaaAAGTGGCTACtatggtatttccctatttgtgtcccaatacttacaactgagtgggacttaaaggagaagtccgggaaaaatttttattaaaatattgtattgcccctcaaatgttatacaaatcaccaatatacacttattacggaaaatgcatttaaagtgctttttttctctgcacttactactgcatcaaggcttcaaggcttcaaggcttcacttcctggataacatggtgatgtcaggacccgactcccagagctgtgcgggctgtggctgctggagaggatgatggcagggggacactgagggacacagggcactggagggacactgagcatccctctgccatcatcctctccagcagccacagcccgcacagctctgggagtcaggtcgtgacatcaccatgttatccaggaagtgaagccttgatgcagtttgGAGAATCTACTAGGGACAGACCAACAGGTAGATCAGGGTAGGGGTCGCTCTTCCTAGGACAGGTGCTCCATAGGAGGGGTAGCTCATCACAACTCCCCAATAGGGCATAAAAGAGTAATCTGTTTTTGTGccctttttctatctatctagtgCGGTGTGGATATACCCTGCCAGAAATCAGATTACGAGTCTGCATGAACACATCTAAGTGGTAAGAGATCATATCTGTGAGTGTTGCTATATGTTATGTGACTCGTATCTGGTGTTGTAGGGAGCTCTTGTAAGCCACTGGCTCATTATCTTTTTTAGTTTGTGTCTGATGATTGTCATGTGGGGACTGTTGTTTTAGCGATAGACATTAAAAGTGATGTGTGTTTTGTAAGTGCTTAGAATGTGACACCGTGCAAGATTCTAATGCTGGTATTTAGCAATTAGACAGTTTGAGCAAGTCTCTTATCTGGTCTGGTACCATGTAAGAGTTCACAGAATTTTATGGCTATTGTAGTTTCCCATTTACCATACAATTCTATCTAGATTCTGAATTTAAGAATCGAAAAGTTTTGTGGTATGCTGCAGGGGATTGTGGGAGAATAGAAATTATTATAAGCTTAAAGGAGAGGcccggtaaaaatgaaaaatccagAGCAGGCTGAGGAATGCGAGAACAACATAAAtgatctatacttacccatccccacgCCCCCCCAGTGTCACAAGATCACTGACCGCCACTGGGCTCCAGTGTTGTCACGACCCAACGGGAATTGCCCGCAATCCTGAGTCAGAAGGTGACCATACACCCCTTCCAtgctggatttttctttttcctcagaATTCTCCTTAATggcgcgttcacacctacaggatctgcagctgattttctgcagcagatttcagttaaataactgaacacagcatcaaatctgatgctgtgttcagttatttaactgaaatctgctgcagaaaatcagctgcagatcctgtaggtgtgaacgcacccttaaagaggaattccctcccctctatgacacagctccgttagaatcaaaggagccgccTCATAGAGGGGAgaaaattccctcccactgggggcgggccagcctaccttcagtgcttgagcaccgtccggtaaccgtggaaagaacagcGCAGTATGGGGgaaccgcggcactggcttccccgtcaCTGCGCCaatctatccctgtgtcaggttaaagaggacatatctggtggtacatcctctttaaaagcagCTTACAGACCTGTAGAGCAGGACTTTCCTTCTCGCTTTCCTCCTGCACTATGTCAAACACTTGGAACATCTCGTCCTTCCCGTCCTTGGATGTCACATCGCTGTTGCCGGAGGCTCCCTCCTTTTCTGGCACATGTGGCTGTTCTTCCTCAGGGCTGGCAGCCTGGCTATTACCAGCCTtgctgtcctccccctcctcacatTTTGGCCGAAGGCTTGAGACTAAACGGTAGCGACTCTCTTGGCGTTCGGCCTTTCTCCACGTCCGCAGGTCTTTCTGGATTTGCTGTATGCTCCCAATGGGGGGACGATGCACCTGGGTGGCGTGGTCCCGGGATATGGCTTCCTGTACATACTTTCGCACTGGTTCATTCTGGGAATAGATAGAAAAAAGCGAAGAGATCAGACCACCAGCACACTGGAACACCACATACATGCTAGGGGGAGATTTACTTGTATGAGCATAGTTACACATTGACTCTTCTGAATACCCCTGTAGACATTATCACGTGATTATACAGTCAGGTGATGGCTCCTACCTGGGAGCTGACGGTGGCCGCTAGCTTGAACACCTGGGTGGTGACGGCGGACTTCGGGGTCTCCTCCTCGGCCCGCGGTCTCTTGCAGCTGATGATCAGCGCCTCCACCGGGTCCGCACCCCGCTTACGTTTCACGCGGAGCACCGCGGGTTCCATTGGCGGTCACGTGATCTGTCGCAGCACTGCACGCGTCACTGCTAGACGTCTCGGCGCTGCCGCGGCCATGTTGTGTGTGGCAGGGCTGGCACTGCGCACGTGCTTCCGGTGTGTTGCATTTTGGGAAGATGGCGGCCTCCTGTGTAATGGGTTTGCAAATGTGACAGAAAGTAAGTGTCAAGATTAACATttcacttatttttatttttttcctaataTGAGATTGTAATGTAATTATGTAGTGTCCATGATCTTGCCTGTCAGTAGGGGGTTCTGGGAATGACACAAAGATTGTTAGACACATGATTCCATAATGAGGAGAGCTGACAGAAATAGAGTGAAGGGAGAATAGAGGAAGCTGGAATCTGGTTATCACGGGCAGCTAGAGATAGGAAAATACATGAGAAgggcttaaagggcaactccagtgattttttttaatttcaaatcaactggtgtcagaaagtgccagagatttgtaatttacttctaataaaaaaatctaatgtcttccagtacttatcagctgatgtacgtcctgcatatctatgtctaggtctgttacatacagcagctgataagtactggaagacattagattttttttaatacaagtaaattacaaatctctggcactttctgacaccagttgatttgaaagaaaatattttttgggtGGATTTgccttttaattaaaaataaaatgataccCATAAAGCTATTTGCCATCTGCTGCCTATGTCTATGCAGAAAGTTCGCATTTGTCCAGTGACTGGGTGTAGGGTGACCCACTTTATCTAATGGGATAAATACACAATTCTACCATTGTGGAAAAATAGTTTTAAAGTGAcactaccaccaggcccaggctgaagcactggaggcgggccgacccacccttagtgggaggaaaccctagcccctctatgatagggttccattgattctaatggagtcacgtcatgaaggggctggagtttctttccactaagggtgggtcggcccatctccagtgcttcagcctgggcctggtggtacagtcactttaccaAACTCAAGTGTCTTAGAGGCGTGACCATGGCACTGAAGTGCACtggccacgcctctatgacacATCAGAGCAGTaacgaaaaaaaaacattttataggTAATTGCAGCCTCAGGCCACTACAATAAAGGGATTGATAGTCTTCCCACATATACAAAGTTACAGTAAGTGGCCATGTTAGCAGATTtggatttcttttatttttaaaagtaaaGGTTTTTTTATTACCGAAACAAGAAAAACCCAACATGGCATACCCTATCTCCCCTCCCTAAAACTATACTCCAATGTCCATTTGTCAGGATTGTAAGTTTGGGACATCTTCAATAGCTGACAGGTTTTGTTTAAAGGGCTCTTACATACCAGTCTGCTTGTCTTGTAGTGATTTTAATACTTATTGCAGTGCTTAGTCTTACAGATGGATTGTGCCACTTTTGTGAAATTTAGTAAAATTAAAATATGTAAATTTGGTAGTTTGGTGCACTTAAGGCTCTGAGGAGGCTGGCAGGCAGGGGAATGCCCCCACTAGACCAAAAGACCACATTTACAAAAATGGCACAACTCATCTAAAAGACAAAGACAACATTGGAATCAGGTTTTGGAGAACTACAAGACAAAACCAGCAGGTTGGTATATAAGACCCTGGTGTTACATTAACGttaccctttaaagaggatgtactatcaggtcctctttaatctgacccagggatagaatggcgccgtcaaggggaagccggtgccgatgTCCATTTTTTTGATTCGCGGCCCCGCTCCCGTGTACGGCGTCGTTCTCTCAACGGGCCCCGgcccggagctgaagcacaggaggcgggctggcctgcccccagtgggggggatttccctcccctctatgtagCGGCTTCATTAGattcaatggagccgcgtcatacggGGGCGGGggattcttcccactgggggcggggcagcccacctcctgtgctttagCTCCGTCACCGTCTCCGAAGCGGCTCCATTGAATCTAATGAaggggggagggaattccctcctactgggggcaggccagccccCCTCCTGTGCTTCCCAtgacggcaccgttctatccctgggtcagattaaagaagatgtacctgatggtacatccactTTAAGGACAGAACCCCAAATGACCccaaggaccgggacaattttcagtttagcgttttcgctttttcctcctcatcttctaagagccataactctcttACTTTTCCAGCTACAGGACCATATAAGGGTTTGttcttttcaggaacaggtgtactttgtaatggtgccataccatgtatgatgaaacccccaaaataatatttatggggtaaaattgtgaaaaaaaaataacaactcagcaaattgtgtgtgtgtgtggtttccCTGTTTACgttatgcactttacagtaaaactgacattttatctttattctataggtcagtctgaatatagctatatgcattttacatagcttttcttatattttactatttttattaacagtaaaactttttttttgcaaataggtgtgattacaatggcccttttttgaCTCTCATACGTTTCTATTTTTTCACGTATGGGttgccattttttgcgccatgatctctaatttttattaataccatatttttgtagatgagacataattgatcaatttttattcattttattttaaataaaatgcaataaaaataatcaataccggcgtttttttaccactttttgtttacgccgttcaccgtacgggaacaatattgatttattttattggaACGCACTAttatgcacgctacagtatataatatgtttatttatttatttttatgtgttttatttataaaattggaaagggggtgatttaaagcaactctgtacccacattctgaccctcccaaaccacttgtgatagctgcttttaatccaagatctgtcctggggtccgttcggcaggtgatgcagttattgtcctaaaaaacaacttttaaacttgcagccccgtgcccaacggccgtggctaggagtatctgtgccctaactttgcaccacccctcctccctttcccccccccctcttcatcattaggaatgcccctagaacattttatcctgtctgaacaatgcacaggtg is a genomic window of Dendropsophus ebraccatus isolate aDenEbr1 chromosome 4, aDenEbr1.pat, whole genome shotgun sequence containing:
- the SLC7A6OS gene encoding probable RNA polymerase II nuclear localization protein SLC7A6OS — translated: MEPAVLRVKRKRGADPVEALIISCKRPRAEEETPKSAVTTQVFKLAATVSSQNEPVRKYVQEAISRDHATQVHRPPIGSIQQIQKDLRTWRKAERQESRYRLVSSLRPKCEEGEDSKAGNSQAASPEEEQPHVPEKEGASGNSDVTSKDGKDEMFQVFDIVQEESEKESPALQASDPETIMCNSVKMIRERLTVSEEGQGSEHRENPEEFVYDIYYAESSPHNWIQDILSVQPYHHEQELVADDDEPDEVYEDEDDENEENNWRNDYPDEEDDEEHSDKEERYMGYYEDSDDNTECGRGHAWDAYRQKTLREYDEEEYSD